From the bacterium genome, the window GTCAAACGTTTCATACGAATCCAAAGTAACGTTCTCCATCTGCAATGCGAAAAACCCGTCCTGACTGTTTTGCAAACGCTCTTCTGCTGATGAATAAGGATGAGCCTGTTTGGGATATTTCGGGCAAAACCGGACAGCATTTCCGCCATCCACAATCGTTTTCCCAAGACCGAGAGCCACAGAAACAATTCCATCCGCAGATTTTTGAGGCGCGATCGGATAATAGTTATGAGATCTTGCGACACCTGAAACGTCCGGATAAAAACGGCTTTGATGCTGGGTCCCCACCATTCTTTGAATGATCACCGCCATCTTCTCTTCTTCCAACCGGTATGTTGTCACTCTGATGTAATCTTTTGCGGCCTGGCAAAAAGTAGACGCGTAAACTTTCTTGATTGTGTTGATCAGATGTTTAAGTCGCGTTTCCATCACCGGCGAATTATTGGGAATCATGTAGGTCTGGTAAACACCGGCAAAAGGATGATATTGAGAATCCTCCAACAGGCTGGAAGAACGAACAGCCAACGGACACTGCATCAATTTCAGGAATTCAGTTAATTCACGAACCACTCTCCGGGGAAACTTGGCGGCGGCGACAAAACGCCGCGTGATTTCTCTGTCATCCGTAGCGCTTAAAGCAAACGTATGCAAATCATTTTCCGCCAAAAATTGATCGAAAACATCCGTCCCGATTACGATACCCGGTGGAACATCAATATGAATTCCTTCAAATTGATCGCGCACTCTTTGATTGTTGATCAAAACATTCAAGAACCCGAGCCCACGCGCCTTTCCGCCGAGAGAGCCCCCTCCAATGCGGGCGAAACTCACCGTTGGATCAAAGCTTTCCTTCCTGAAATCCGTGATCTGGCCCAGCTGCTGAAGCCGGCGGTACTCGCGCAGCGAAGAGATGATGTCTTCCCGCAACTCCGTGACGGATGGATAATCCGACAACTTTCGTGGGCGCAACTTGTGAGCGAGCCAGAATTCAGTACGGGCCTTCAGCCAGTGCGAAAAGTGATTGCGTTCCGCGTGATACTTCACGCTTTCATCCGGAACCAGGCGCAGCTGCTCTTCCAGGGATGGCAGGTCCGTGGCACGCCCAACTTCCGTGTTGTCCGGCATCCGGAAAATGAAATCGCCGAAACTAAAGTTAGTTGTAATAAATTGTTGAAGCTCATGCAAAAGTGTGGGCGAATCCTTCAAAAGGAATGCGGCACCGAGCGTGTTGGCTTCCGGCTGATTTTCCGGAATCGTAGAGTGTAACAGGACCGGAATGTCCGGATATTCCACCTTCACATTCCGGATGAATTCCAGTCCGGCGGCAGGATCATGAACCCCATTCCGCAAAAAATCCACATCGGAAATGATTCCGGAAATGCACTCCTTGTATTGCTTGTAGTAATCCCAGGCTTGTTCATAGGTACGGCAAAGCAATATTTTCGGCCGCGCGCGCATCCGCAAATATTTGTGCGTAAGGTTCACGCCCTCCGAGATCAAGCGCTCTGACTGTTTCAGAATTTCGGAGTAAATGATGGGAAGAAACTTCGAATAGTACAGAACGTTGTCTTCCACAAGAATGATGGACTGCACTCCCGCCACGCGCGTGTCGCTGTCCACGTTCATTCTGTCTTCCAGATGTTTGATGATCGCGATGATGATCCGGAAATCTCCTTGCCAGATGAAGATCCCATCGAATACGGTCGTGTCGTGATAGGTTGTCAGTTCCAGGTATTCCTGATTGTCATAATTCAGCAATACGACTGGGACATTCAAGCCGGCTTCTTGCACTTTTCTGGCAAGACTGATGCTGGACATGTCTTCCACGTGGAGCGTTGTAATAATCAGATCGAATTTTTTTTCGCGCGCCAGCTGGAGTGCCTCCCACGCGCTGGATACGCGCATGATCTCCGGAGCATGACTCAGGCTTAGGCCCTGATATTCATTGCGGATCTGGTCATACAGCCGGCCATCTTCTTCAAAGAGGTAGAGATCGTACAGACTGGAAACGAGCAGAACGTCCCGGATCTGATGCTGCATGAGGTTCTGAAACGTCTGCAGCCTGATATCATATGCGGGTTCCGTAAGCATATTTCAAGGCAGAGACGCAGGGACGCAGAGAAAACAATCTAATGCTCTGCATCTCTGCGCCTCTGCGTTAAAAATAACAATTTTGGCTATACGAGGCCTTGATCCATCATGGCGTCGGCAACTTTCAAAAAGCCGCCGATGTTTGCGCCGTTGACATAGTTACCGGGGGTCCCAAATCGTTCCGCCATATCAACACAGGTCTTGTGAATATTCTTCATAATATTGTAGAGCCGCATCTCGGTTTCTTCGCTGCTCCATTGCAACCGCATACTGTTTTGCGTCATTTCCAGACCTGAAGTTGCAACTCCTCCTGCGTTTGCGGCTTTTCCGGGTCCGTAAAGAATTTGGGCATCGAGAAAAACGTTCACGCCTTCCAGCGTAGTTGGCATGTTGGCGCCTTCGGATACGACGTACACTCCGTTTTGAAGCAGGTTCTCAGCATCTTTCCTGTTGATTTCG encodes:
- a CDS encoding histidine kinase, with protein sequence MLTEPAYDIRLQTFQNLMQHQIRDVLLVSSLYDLYLFEEDGRLYDQIRNEYQGLSLSHAPEIMRVSSAWEALQLAREKKFDLIITTLHVEDMSSISLARKVQEAGLNVPVVLLNYDNQEYLELTTYHDTTVFDGIFIWQGDFRIIIAIIKHLEDRMNVDSDTRVAGVQSIILVEDNVLYYSKFLPIIYSEILKQSERLISEGVNLTHKYLRMRARPKILLCRTYEQAWDYYKQYKECISGIISDVDFLRNGVHDPAAGLEFIRNVKVEYPDIPVLLHSTIPENQPEANTLGAAFLLKDSPTLLHELQQFITTNFSFGDFIFRMPDNTEVGRATDLPSLEEQLRLVPDESVKYHAERNHFSHWLKARTEFWLAHKLRPRKLSDYPSVTELREDIISSLREYRRLQQLGQITDFRKESFDPTVSFARIGGGSLGGKARGLGFLNVLINNQRVRDQFEGIHIDVPPGIVIGTDVFDQFLAENDLHTFALSATDDREITRRFVAAAKFPRRVVRELTEFLKLMQCPLAVRSSSLLEDSQYHPFAGVYQTYMIPNNSPVMETRLKHLINTIKKVYASTFCQAAKDYIRVTTYRLEEEKMAVIIQRMVGTQHQSRFYPDVSGVARSHNYYPIAPQKSADGIVSVALGLGKTIVDGGNAVRFCPKYPKQAHPYSSAEERLQNSQDGFFALQMENVTLDSYETFDTLLAKHGLEEAEKDETLRHVGSTYSPENDAIYDGLARAGVRLVTFAPILKDKIFPLPQILESLLHIGTSGMGAPVEMEFAVNLSVPQGQKCEFGVLQVRPMVLSRESEVLNVNDVMEQDLICKSGQVLGNGIIHLHDMLVVDPDRFDRTKSREVAAEIGLLNEKLLEYKAPYLLVGVGRWGTLDPWLGIPVKYDQICGARVIVEAGMKGVSISPSQGSHFFQNITSFMVGYFTIQSNGFIDWDWIRSQRAVEERNYTKHLSFNLPIVIKINGHSNQGIILKPA